In Chryseobacterium scophthalmum, the genomic stretch ATGCGGTTTTTAATGGTTGTTCTTTTTGTAATAGGATATGCTTTGACTTGGCTTGCAGCTGGATTTTTGCTAAACATTTTCATTTTGTTTGTTAATATTCAGATGCCTGGATCTTTTATTCCGGCTATTATTTTGGGTATAATTGCTGTAATTTGGCAATTTTCTCCAATTAAGCAAAGATGTCTAAACAAGGGTCATCATCACCCCGTTTTGGCAGCATGGGGCTCAAAAGCTTATAAAGATGCTTTTTCATTTGGGCTTACTCACGGTTTTTGGTGTGTAGGTGCAGGTTGGGCATTAATGCTTTTTCCGATGGTGTTACCACAAGGACATAATTTTGCGATGTTAATCGTGACTTTTATTATGTTTAGTGAGCATATGGAACATCCACAAATTCCGCGTTGGCGCATAGATTTCAGGCTAAAATTGTTAAGAATAATAATTTTGCAGAATCCTATCAAACGTTGATTTATTTATTGTTTTAAAAGCCAAAAGGTTCCATTTTAAATTAAAATGGAACCTTTTATTGATTTTGATAAATGAATAACTTAAATTAATATCCTTTTGTTATTT encodes the following:
- a CDS encoding copper chaperone, encoding MKTSNANRNLISYIIWGVSIIFWFILLWNPGNLMTAAHCQMTFFCEGSVTSLKMLLKINSFPEMMVGWILMVFAMMLPKLIVPIQIIIDHSFKNMRFLMVVLFVIGYALTWLAAGFLLNIFILFVNIQMPGSFIPAIILGIIAVIWQFSPIKQRCLNKGHHHPVLAAWGSKAYKDAFSFGLTHGFWCVGAGWALMLFPMVLPQGHNFAMLIVTFIMFSEHMEHPQIPRWRIDFRLKLLRIIILQNPIKR